The following coding sequences are from one Melanotaenia boesemani isolate fMelBoe1 chromosome 19, fMelBoe1.pri, whole genome shotgun sequence window:
- the oacyl gene encoding O-acyltransferase like protein isoform X2 — protein MMCSFLLFKHLPFLKDAVGGDMAVGWVVFILLVGGGVALENSKAFNVSQKCMKDTNTFLWEINQDKPKEYAVLMYDAYGKMGSNVKGGNINQPGLLQQCRSSTSPSFSGQYCQVFLRQGEIQYFVGICVPDSCGEEDVKKLVLSNRLQFNQMSLIPPLPSILINQSSQELIMTHCLSDTINPDASEVICLFVCCVMIAVPLAATLFTAIIKSEQSREISPTAEFTHLNSDLNLYGTMKTNGSLGSEMNCSTSEENNNTSPVELCVSRSCMYGCLQAFSLQTTSRAIFSSSSSNLGGSFSSLNGIRVLSLLWIICGHSAQFPVINNLDNYETWKKTVESNPVYVLTISGPVFLAVDTFLLLGGLLSAKSLLSSIDQAENKLSTSLVANYLFKRIKRIQPLHLFIMCLTIGLISLVRWGPYWFPFIDTMMDCKAYWWANLLLISNLLPVHEICIPWTWYLSLDFQCYTTTPVLVYLYRLNRGVFVVVAGGLLLMTIVASAVITAVLQLPVFQPSTMTSENYLYYYVKPYTRYGPFLIGVLIGIYLTTKKKQLLKQKQAALGWFCCLSLMAMLVGLAYILRETPAYPSLSHALYQGLHRPLWALSVSWIILACEEGYGGFIKKFLSLNFWVPLSNISFACYLVHPVFIILYNGLQETPIHYTDINFMYLFFGHLVLTVVVSYILTVLVERPYLLLKWSPI, from the exons ATGATGTGTTCCTTTCTGTTATTTAAGCACCTTCCTTTCTTAAAAGATGCAGTTGGTGGTGACATGGCTGTTGGTTGGGTTGTATTCATTTTGTTAGTGGGGGGTGGTGTAGCGCTGGAAAATTCAAAGGCCTTCAATGTGTCACAAAAATGTATGAAGGATACAAACACTTTCCTCTGGGAAATTAACCAGGACAAGCCAAAGGAATATGCAGTTCTTA TGTATGATGCTTATGGAAAGATGGGTAGTAATGTAAAAGGAGGTAACATCAACCAGCCTGGTTTGCTACAGCAGTGCCGCTCTTCTACGAGTCCCAGCTTCTCTGGACAGTACTGTCAGGTGTTCCTGAGGCAG GGAGAAATCCAGTACTTTGTAGGAATTTGTGTTCCTGACTCCTGTGGGGAAGAAGATGTAAAGAAACTAGTACTATCCA ACAGACTTCAGTTTAATCAGATGTCCCTCATTCCTCCTTTACCCTCCATCCTAATCAATCAGTCTTCTCAGGAGTTGATCATGACTCACTGTTTATCTGACACTATTAACCCTGATGCATCTGAAGTCATATGTCT GTTTGTGTGCTGTGTTATGATAGCAGTTCCTCTGGCGGCTACTCTTTTTACTGCAATAATAAAGTCAGAACAAAGTAGAGAGATCAGCCCTACAGCAGAGTTTACCCACTTAAACAGCGACCTCAACCTTTACGGAACCATGAAGACCAATGGCTCACTCGGAAGTGAAATGAACTGCAGCACATCAGAGGAAAACA ACAACACCAGCCCAGTGGAACTGTGTGTTTCTCGAAGTTGTATGTACGGGTGCCTTCAAGCCTTCTCTCTGCAGACTACCAGTCGGGCCATCTTCAGCAGCTCCTCCTCCAATCTTGGTGGAAGCTTCTCCTCATTGAATGGCATCCGTGTTCTCAGCCTGTTGTGGATCATATGTGGCCACTCTGCACAGTTCCCAGTAATTAACAATTTGG ATAACTATGAAACCTGGAAGAAAACAGTTGAAAGCAACCCAGTGTATGTGCTTACCATCAGTGGGCCTGTTTTCCTGGCTGTAGACACCTTCTTGTTGCTTGG GGGTTTGCTCAGTGCCAAGTCCCTACTGAGCTCCATTGACCAGGCTGAAAACAAACTGAGCACCAGTTTGGTCGCAAACTATTTATTCAAGAGGATTAAAAG GATTCAGCCACTGCATCTGTTCATTATGTGTTTAACAATTGGCCTAATCTCTTTGGTCCGATGGGGACCTTACTGGTTCCCGTTTATAGACACAATGATGGACTGTAAAGCATACTGGTGGGCTAACTTACTCCTGATTAGCAATCTCCTCCCAGTCCATGAAATA TGTATTCCTTGGACATGGTACCTGTCTTTAGACTTCCAGTGTTATACCACCACTCCTGTACTGGTCTATCTTTACAGACT CAACAGGGGGGTGTTTGTGGTTGTGGCTGGAGGCCTCCTGCTGATGACCATTGTGGCCAGTGCTGTTATAACTGCTGTCCTGCAACTACCAGTCTTCCAACCATCTACCAT GACATCAGAAAACTATTTGTATTACTATGTGAAACCCTATACGAGATATGGACCATTTCTAATAGGGGTTTTGATTGGAATATACctgacaacaaagaaaaaacagcttttgAAACAGAAG CAGGCAGCACTTGGTTGGTTCTGCTGTCTGTCACTAATGGCAATGTTGGTTGGATTGGCCTACATCCTCAGGGAGACCCCAGCCTACCCATCTCTTTCACATGCTCTGTATCAGGGGCTTCACAGACCACTCTGGGCATTGAGTGTGAGTTGGATCATTCTGGCCTGTGAGGAGGGGTATGGAG GTTTTATCAAGAAATTCTTATCTCTGAATTTCTGGGTTCCTCTTTCCAACATCAGTTTTGCCTGCTATCTGGTACATCCTGTCTTCATCATCCTGTACAATGGCTTGCAAGAGACTCCAATTCACTACACAGATATCAATTTT ATGTACCTGTTCTTTGGTCACCTGGTGTTGACAGTGGTGGTGAGCTACATCCTCACTGTGTTAGTTGAGAGGCCCTACCTTCTGCTGAAATGGAGCCCCATCTAA
- the znf532 gene encoding zinc finger protein 532, whose product MGDMKTPDFDDLLAAFDIPDMVDPKAAIESGHQDEHDGQLKQASGGVPAAEEDPHNSSNTHDVGVSVIVKNIRNMDTSEHGGSGSEKDRHFISHPQQHSAGNGLHNGRLSTVKPGAHYTKNGRKAPREEGHKVKKQSSTFNQFSPISSAEEFDDDDKIEVDDSVEKQGAQTCFKSPVKTEDQKSPIVDGASKPRANKDERLEQNSNNNAVRSSKTNNPSLSTLPEENLKDAIHKSQSQDCSDARESPGPVDMYSTSHGKAKSSTKLSSCIAAIAALSAKKASVGDLDALDSAKTQKESVQAKENPKGPERPQEQESALDFAKKLLIKQPESPCSVTSESSNKGSPASNTDTTPVIPKVRIKTIKTSSGQIKRTVTRVLPEFDPEGMKKAENSPCFMATAGAMFSLPTRSSLPATVVTTSGGSSIEITKQMTIKPVATAFLPVSAVKTAGSHVINLKLANNTTVKATVIPAASVQSASSAILKAANAIQQQTVMIPASSLANAKLVPKTVHLSNLNLLPQRVSSAACDLQQAMSSSKMPQQQSAQVKQQTVITGQASKKVSRVQVFTSSQSSVVDAFNKVLSSMNPVPVYIPNLSPPTSACISLPSRGYKCLECGDSFALEKSLTQHHERRSVRIEVTCNHCAKSLVFYNKCSLLSHARVHKDKGVVMQCSHLILKPIPADQMIGTSNSSGPPAVTCTTSTSQAQAPAGQIQGKIASNVDQTAVISAPCSAPLVAAMPLEDDASKLCRHSLKCLECNEMFQDDSSLAMHYQQAPESSGQKTCTICQMLLPNQCSFLSHQRIHQHKSPYICPECGASCRSIHFQSHVTKSCLHYTRRVGYRCIHCSVIFADVVTLKSHIQSTHCEIFYKCSLCPMAFKSASGTHSHAYTQHPGVKAGEPKVIYKCSMCDTVFTLQSLLYTHFDQHVLNHKVSVFKCPDCSMHYAQKQLMLEHIKGIHGTLRTIEGPPNLGINLPLSTKSNSNSTNCNSPLNDNNKDGGHINGQDKGEKKPLLVPLKKTNSNCSVDLKSPSSSGYTCGDCNSPFSSRELFVSHMKREHGKILKKHPCRQCDKSFSSSHSLCRHNRLKHKGLRKVYTCPHCPALTQPFTKRVLLDQHIQLMHRVKNPGGKTDTGEAPPDKQTSQSPKRKPEEDEGSPGLNSRSSDSQPLKRLKVNILKVHKCAVCGFTTEDIAAFHKHIPQHKSDGSSFQCQECGLCYTSHRSLARHLFIVHRLKEPQGLGRYNGRGKDDEESQRENQLDFTDENDNGTPNTKCKVCGKLFETEGNLNTHMRTHGMAFIKSKRLSAAEK is encoded by the exons ATGGGAGATATGAAGACGCCAGACTTTGATGACCTACTGGCAGCCTTTGACATCCCTGACATGGTGGATCCTAAAGCTGCTATTGAATCTGGACACCAAGATGAACACGATGGTCAACTAAAACAAGCTAGTGGTGGGGTGCCTGCCGCTGAAGAAGATCCCCACAATTCCTCAAATACACACGATGTTGGAGTTAGTGTCATTGTAAAAAACATTCGAAACATGGACACAAGTGAACATGGTGGGAGTGGAtcagaaaaagacagacatTTCATCTCTCATCCCCAACAACATTCTGCTGGCAATGGACTTCATAATGGCCGCTTGTCCACAGTAAAACCTGGTGCTCATTACACTAAAAATGGAAGGAAAGCTCCCAGAGAGGAGGGgcataaagtaaaaaaacaatcatCTACCTTTAATCAGTTTAGCCCAATCTCTAGTGCTGAAgagtttgatgatgatgataaaattGAGGTAGATGATTCCGTGGAAAAACAGGGAGCTCAGACTTGCTTCAAGTCCCCTGTTAAGACTGAAGACCAGAAATCTCCCATTGTGGACGGTGCATCTAAGCCAAGAGCAAACAAAGATGAAAGACTtgaacaaaacagcaacaacaatgcTGTCAGAAGTTCTAAAACTAACAATCCCTCTCTATCAACTTTACCTGAAGAAAACCTCAAGGATGCCATTCACAAGTCTCAAAGTCAAGATTGCAGCGATGCTAGAGAGTCACCAGGGCCTGTTGACATGTATAGCACCTCCCATGGAAAAGCCAAGTCCTCCACAAAACTTTCATCTTGTATAGCAGCGATAGCAGCACTCAGTGCCAAAAAGGCTTCTGTTGGAGACTTGGATGCTTTGGATTCTgctaaaacacagaaagaatcTGTCCAGGCCAAAGAAAATCCCAAGGGTCCAGAGAGACCTCAGGAGCAGGAGTCAGCCCTAGATTTTGCAAAGAAGCTGTTAATAAAGCAACCAGAGAGCCCCTGTAGTGTCACCAGTGAGAGCAGCAATAAAGGCTCCCCTGCCTCAAACACAGACACCACCCCGGTCATTCCAAAGGTGAGGATCAAAACCATAAAAACCTCTTCTGGACAGATCAAGCGAACAGTTACAAGAGTCCTCCCGGAGTTTGATCCTGAAGGGATGAAAAAAGCAGAGAATAGCCCATGTTTCATGGCAACGGCTGGTGCAATGTTCTCATTGCCTACAAGGTCCTCACTACCAGCAACAGTAGTAACCACCAGTGGAGGCTCTTCTATTGAAATAACCAAGCAGATGACTATCAAGCCTGTGGCAACAGCTTTCTTGCCGGTCTCAGCAGTCAAGACAGCTGGTTCACATGTTATTAACCTTAAGCTGGCTAACAATACCACAGTAAAAGCAACTGTCATCCCTGCAGCTTCGGTGCAAAGTGCCAGCAGTGCCATATTGAAAGCTGCTAATGCCATCCAGCAACAGACTGTCATGATACCTGCATCCagtctggcaaatgccaaacttGTGCCAAAGACAGTCCATCTTAGTAACCTCAATCTCCTGCCTCAGAGAGTGTCTTCTGCTGCCTGTGACCTGCAACAGGCCATGTCCTCTTCCAAAATGCCTCAGCAACAATCAGCACAAGTCAAacaacagacagttatcactgGCCAGGCTTCAAAGAAGGTCTCTAGAGTTCAAGTGTTCACCAGCTCTCAAAGCTCTGTGGTGGATGCCTTCAATAAAGTCCTGAGTAGCATGAATCCTGTTCCTGTGTATATTCCAAACCTCTCCCCACCAACCTCAGCCTGTATTTCTCTACCCTCACGGGGCTACAAGTGCCTGGAGTGTGGAGATTCCTTTGCTCTTGAGAAAAGCCTAACCCAGCACCACGAACGCCGCAGTGTGAGAATCGAGGTCACCTGCAACCACTGTGCCAAAAGTCTGGTGTTCTACAACAAATGCAGTCTCTTGTCTCATGCCAGAGTCCACAAAGACAAGGGGGTGGTCATGCAGTGCTCACACCTAATTCTAAAACCCATCCCTGCAGATCAGATGATTGGTACATCAaattcatcaggaccacctgctGTCACCTGCACCACCTCTACCTCTCAAGCACAGGCGCCTGCAGGTCAAATCCAAGGAAAGATTGCTAGTAATGTAGACCAAACAGCTGTCATTTCAGCTCCGTGCAGTGCTCCTCTTGTAGCAGCCATGCCCTTGGAGGATGATGCATCAAAGCTATGCCGGCACAGCTTAAAATGCTTGGAGTGTAATGAAATGTTCCAGGATGACAGCTCACTAGCCATGCACTATCAACaagctccagagtccagtggtCAG AAAACATGCACCATTTGCCAAATGCTTCTCCCAAATCAGTGCAGCTTTCTGTCACACCAGCGAATCCACCAGCACAAGTCCCCTTACATCTGCCCAGAGTGTGGAGCCAGTTGTCGCTCTATTCACTTCCAGTCGCATGTCACCAAGAGCTGCCTGCATTACACCCGCAGAGTTGGCTACCG CTGCATCCATTGCAGTGTGATCTTTGCAGATGTTGTGACTCTCAAGTCGCACATCCAGAGTACTCACTGTGAGATCTTCTATAAATGCTCTCTCTGCCCCATGGCCTTCAAGTCTGCCTCTGGAACACACTCACACGCTTACACTCAGCATCCAGGAGTGAAGGCAGGAGAGCCCAA GGTGATCTATAAGTGCTCCATGTGTGATACCGTCTTCACTCTGCAGTCCCTGCTCTATACACACTTTGATCAGCATGTTTTAAATCATAAAGTTTCAGTGTTCAAATGCCCTGACTGCTCCATGCATTATGCACAGAAACAGCTCATGCTGGAGCACATCAAG GGCATCCATGGCACCCTGAGGACCATTGAGGGACCACCAAACTTGGGTATCAATCTTCCACTCAGCACAAAATCCAATTCCAACAGCACCAACTGCAATAGCCCCCTTAATGACAACAACAAAGATGGAGGACACATCAATGGACAAGACAAGGGAGAAAAGAAGCCTTTGCTCGTCCCGTTGAAGAAAACCAACAGTAACTGTTCAGTTGACCTTAAGAGCCCTTCCAGCTCGGGATACACATGTGGAGATTGCAACAGCCCCTTCAGCTCAAGGGAGCTCTTTGTGTCGCACATGAAGCGAGAACATGGCAAG ATACTGAAGAAACATCCATGTCGACAGTGTGACAAGTCTTTTAGCTCCTCTCACAGTCTTTGTCGGCACAACCGTCTCAAACACAAAGGACTAAGGAAGGTTTACACCTGCCC ACACTGTCCAGCTCTCACTCAACCCTTCACTAAAAGAGTGCTGCTGGATCAGCACATCCAGCTGATGCACAGAGTtaaaaatcctggaggaaaGACCGATACTGGGGAGGCTCCACCTGACAAGCAAACG AGTCAAAGTCCTAAAAGGAAGCCAGAGGAAGATGAGGGGTCACCAGGCTTGAACTCTAGAAGCTCCGACTCGCAGCCATTGAAGAGGTTGAAGGTGAATATCCTCAAAGTTCACAAGTGTGCTGTCTGTGGCTTCACCACTGAAGATATTGCTGCTTTCCACAAGCACATTCCCCAGCACAAATCAGACGGATCATCCTTCCAGTGTCAGGAGTGCGGCCTGTGCTACACCTCCCACCGCTCACTGGCCCGACACCTCTTTATCGTCCACCGGCTTAAGGAGCCGCAGGGTCTGGGCCGATACAATGGACGGGGCAAAGATGATGAAGAGAGTCAAAGAGAGAACCAGTTAGATTTTACAGATGAAAACGATAATGGGACACCAAATACCAAATGCAAAGTGTGTGGGAAGCTGTTTGAAACAGAGGGAAACCTAAATACACACATGAGGACACACGGGATGGCGTTCATCAAGTCAAAGAGACTGAGTGCAGCCGAAAAGTGA
- the oacyl gene encoding O-acyltransferase like protein isoform X3, translating to MMCSFLLFKHLPFLKDAVGGDMAVGWVVFILLVGGGVALENSKAFNVSQKCMKDTNTFLWEINQDKPKEYAVLMYDAYGKMGSNVKGGNINQPGLLQQCRSSTSPSFSGQYCQVFLRQGEIQYFVGICVPDSCGEEDVKKLVLSNRLQFNQMSLIPPLPSILINQSSQELIMTHCLSDTINPDASEVICLFVCCVMIAVPLAATLFTAIIKSEQSREISPTAEFTHLNSDLNLYGTMKTNGSLGSEMNCSTSEENNNTSPVELCVSRSCMYGCLQAFSLQTTSRAIFSSSSSNLGGSFSSLNGIRVLSLLWIICGHSAQFPVINNLDNYETWKKTVESNPVYVLTISGPVFLAVDTFLLLGGLLSAKSLLSSIDQAENKLSTSLVANYLFKRIKRIQPLHLFIMCLTIGLISLVRWGPYWFPFIDTMMDCKAYWWANLLLISNLLPVHEICIPWTWYLSLDFQCYTTTPVLVYLYRLGVFVVVAGGLLLMTIVASAVITAVLQLPVFQPSTMTSENYLYYYVKPYTRYGPFLIGVLIGIYLTTKKKQLLKQKKQAALGWFCCLSLMAMLVGLAYILRETPAYPSLSHALYQGLHRPLWALSVSWIILACEEGYGGFIKKFLSLNFWVPLSNISFACYLVHPVFIILYNGLQETPIHYTDINFMYLFFGHLVLTVVVSYILTVLVERPYLLLKWSPI from the exons ATGATGTGTTCCTTTCTGTTATTTAAGCACCTTCCTTTCTTAAAAGATGCAGTTGGTGGTGACATGGCTGTTGGTTGGGTTGTATTCATTTTGTTAGTGGGGGGTGGTGTAGCGCTGGAAAATTCAAAGGCCTTCAATGTGTCACAAAAATGTATGAAGGATACAAACACTTTCCTCTGGGAAATTAACCAGGACAAGCCAAAGGAATATGCAGTTCTTA TGTATGATGCTTATGGAAAGATGGGTAGTAATGTAAAAGGAGGTAACATCAACCAGCCTGGTTTGCTACAGCAGTGCCGCTCTTCTACGAGTCCCAGCTTCTCTGGACAGTACTGTCAGGTGTTCCTGAGGCAG GGAGAAATCCAGTACTTTGTAGGAATTTGTGTTCCTGACTCCTGTGGGGAAGAAGATGTAAAGAAACTAGTACTATCCA ACAGACTTCAGTTTAATCAGATGTCCCTCATTCCTCCTTTACCCTCCATCCTAATCAATCAGTCTTCTCAGGAGTTGATCATGACTCACTGTTTATCTGACACTATTAACCCTGATGCATCTGAAGTCATATGTCT GTTTGTGTGCTGTGTTATGATAGCAGTTCCTCTGGCGGCTACTCTTTTTACTGCAATAATAAAGTCAGAACAAAGTAGAGAGATCAGCCCTACAGCAGAGTTTACCCACTTAAACAGCGACCTCAACCTTTACGGAACCATGAAGACCAATGGCTCACTCGGAAGTGAAATGAACTGCAGCACATCAGAGGAAAACA ACAACACCAGCCCAGTGGAACTGTGTGTTTCTCGAAGTTGTATGTACGGGTGCCTTCAAGCCTTCTCTCTGCAGACTACCAGTCGGGCCATCTTCAGCAGCTCCTCCTCCAATCTTGGTGGAAGCTTCTCCTCATTGAATGGCATCCGTGTTCTCAGCCTGTTGTGGATCATATGTGGCCACTCTGCACAGTTCCCAGTAATTAACAATTTGG ATAACTATGAAACCTGGAAGAAAACAGTTGAAAGCAACCCAGTGTATGTGCTTACCATCAGTGGGCCTGTTTTCCTGGCTGTAGACACCTTCTTGTTGCTTGG GGGTTTGCTCAGTGCCAAGTCCCTACTGAGCTCCATTGACCAGGCTGAAAACAAACTGAGCACCAGTTTGGTCGCAAACTATTTATTCAAGAGGATTAAAAG GATTCAGCCACTGCATCTGTTCATTATGTGTTTAACAATTGGCCTAATCTCTTTGGTCCGATGGGGACCTTACTGGTTCCCGTTTATAGACACAATGATGGACTGTAAAGCATACTGGTGGGCTAACTTACTCCTGATTAGCAATCTCCTCCCAGTCCATGAAATA TGTATTCCTTGGACATGGTACCTGTCTTTAGACTTCCAGTGTTATACCACCACTCCTGTACTGGTCTATCTTTACAGACT GGGGGTGTTTGTGGTTGTGGCTGGAGGCCTCCTGCTGATGACCATTGTGGCCAGTGCTGTTATAACTGCTGTCCTGCAACTACCAGTCTTCCAACCATCTACCAT GACATCAGAAAACTATTTGTATTACTATGTGAAACCCTATACGAGATATGGACCATTTCTAATAGGGGTTTTGATTGGAATATACctgacaacaaagaaaaaacagcttttgAAACAGAAG AAGCAGGCAGCACTTGGTTGGTTCTGCTGTCTGTCACTAATGGCAATGTTGGTTGGATTGGCCTACATCCTCAGGGAGACCCCAGCCTACCCATCTCTTTCACATGCTCTGTATCAGGGGCTTCACAGACCACTCTGGGCATTGAGTGTGAGTTGGATCATTCTGGCCTGTGAGGAGGGGTATGGAG GTTTTATCAAGAAATTCTTATCTCTGAATTTCTGGGTTCCTCTTTCCAACATCAGTTTTGCCTGCTATCTGGTACATCCTGTCTTCATCATCCTGTACAATGGCTTGCAAGAGACTCCAATTCACTACACAGATATCAATTTT ATGTACCTGTTCTTTGGTCACCTGGTGTTGACAGTGGTGGTGAGCTACATCCTCACTGTGTTAGTTGAGAGGCCCTACCTTCTGCTGAAATGGAGCCCCATCTAA
- the oacyl gene encoding O-acyltransferase like protein isoform X1 codes for MMCSFLLFKHLPFLKDAVGGDMAVGWVVFILLVGGGVALENSKAFNVSQKCMKDTNTFLWEINQDKPKEYAVLMYDAYGKMGSNVKGGNINQPGLLQQCRSSTSPSFSGQYCQVFLRQGEIQYFVGICVPDSCGEEDVKKLVLSNRLQFNQMSLIPPLPSILINQSSQELIMTHCLSDTINPDASEVICLFVCCVMIAVPLAATLFTAIIKSEQSREISPTAEFTHLNSDLNLYGTMKTNGSLGSEMNCSTSEENNNTSPVELCVSRSCMYGCLQAFSLQTTSRAIFSSSSSNLGGSFSSLNGIRVLSLLWIICGHSAQFPVINNLDNYETWKKTVESNPVYVLTISGPVFLAVDTFLLLGGLLSAKSLLSSIDQAENKLSTSLVANYLFKRIKRIQPLHLFIMCLTIGLISLVRWGPYWFPFIDTMMDCKAYWWANLLLISNLLPVHEICIPWTWYLSLDFQCYTTTPVLVYLYRLNRGVFVVVAGGLLLMTIVASAVITAVLQLPVFQPSTMTSENYLYYYVKPYTRYGPFLIGVLIGIYLTTKKKQLLKQKKQAALGWFCCLSLMAMLVGLAYILRETPAYPSLSHALYQGLHRPLWALSVSWIILACEEGYGGFIKKFLSLNFWVPLSNISFACYLVHPVFIILYNGLQETPIHYTDINFMYLFFGHLVLTVVVSYILTVLVERPYLLLKWSPI; via the exons ATGATGTGTTCCTTTCTGTTATTTAAGCACCTTCCTTTCTTAAAAGATGCAGTTGGTGGTGACATGGCTGTTGGTTGGGTTGTATTCATTTTGTTAGTGGGGGGTGGTGTAGCGCTGGAAAATTCAAAGGCCTTCAATGTGTCACAAAAATGTATGAAGGATACAAACACTTTCCTCTGGGAAATTAACCAGGACAAGCCAAAGGAATATGCAGTTCTTA TGTATGATGCTTATGGAAAGATGGGTAGTAATGTAAAAGGAGGTAACATCAACCAGCCTGGTTTGCTACAGCAGTGCCGCTCTTCTACGAGTCCCAGCTTCTCTGGACAGTACTGTCAGGTGTTCCTGAGGCAG GGAGAAATCCAGTACTTTGTAGGAATTTGTGTTCCTGACTCCTGTGGGGAAGAAGATGTAAAGAAACTAGTACTATCCA ACAGACTTCAGTTTAATCAGATGTCCCTCATTCCTCCTTTACCCTCCATCCTAATCAATCAGTCTTCTCAGGAGTTGATCATGACTCACTGTTTATCTGACACTATTAACCCTGATGCATCTGAAGTCATATGTCT GTTTGTGTGCTGTGTTATGATAGCAGTTCCTCTGGCGGCTACTCTTTTTACTGCAATAATAAAGTCAGAACAAAGTAGAGAGATCAGCCCTACAGCAGAGTTTACCCACTTAAACAGCGACCTCAACCTTTACGGAACCATGAAGACCAATGGCTCACTCGGAAGTGAAATGAACTGCAGCACATCAGAGGAAAACA ACAACACCAGCCCAGTGGAACTGTGTGTTTCTCGAAGTTGTATGTACGGGTGCCTTCAAGCCTTCTCTCTGCAGACTACCAGTCGGGCCATCTTCAGCAGCTCCTCCTCCAATCTTGGTGGAAGCTTCTCCTCATTGAATGGCATCCGTGTTCTCAGCCTGTTGTGGATCATATGTGGCCACTCTGCACAGTTCCCAGTAATTAACAATTTGG ATAACTATGAAACCTGGAAGAAAACAGTTGAAAGCAACCCAGTGTATGTGCTTACCATCAGTGGGCCTGTTTTCCTGGCTGTAGACACCTTCTTGTTGCTTGG GGGTTTGCTCAGTGCCAAGTCCCTACTGAGCTCCATTGACCAGGCTGAAAACAAACTGAGCACCAGTTTGGTCGCAAACTATTTATTCAAGAGGATTAAAAG GATTCAGCCACTGCATCTGTTCATTATGTGTTTAACAATTGGCCTAATCTCTTTGGTCCGATGGGGACCTTACTGGTTCCCGTTTATAGACACAATGATGGACTGTAAAGCATACTGGTGGGCTAACTTACTCCTGATTAGCAATCTCCTCCCAGTCCATGAAATA TGTATTCCTTGGACATGGTACCTGTCTTTAGACTTCCAGTGTTATACCACCACTCCTGTACTGGTCTATCTTTACAGACT CAACAGGGGGGTGTTTGTGGTTGTGGCTGGAGGCCTCCTGCTGATGACCATTGTGGCCAGTGCTGTTATAACTGCTGTCCTGCAACTACCAGTCTTCCAACCATCTACCAT GACATCAGAAAACTATTTGTATTACTATGTGAAACCCTATACGAGATATGGACCATTTCTAATAGGGGTTTTGATTGGAATATACctgacaacaaagaaaaaacagcttttgAAACAGAAG AAGCAGGCAGCACTTGGTTGGTTCTGCTGTCTGTCACTAATGGCAATGTTGGTTGGATTGGCCTACATCCTCAGGGAGACCCCAGCCTACCCATCTCTTTCACATGCTCTGTATCAGGGGCTTCACAGACCACTCTGGGCATTGAGTGTGAGTTGGATCATTCTGGCCTGTGAGGAGGGGTATGGAG GTTTTATCAAGAAATTCTTATCTCTGAATTTCTGGGTTCCTCTTTCCAACATCAGTTTTGCCTGCTATCTGGTACATCCTGTCTTCATCATCCTGTACAATGGCTTGCAAGAGACTCCAATTCACTACACAGATATCAATTTT ATGTACCTGTTCTTTGGTCACCTGGTGTTGACAGTGGTGGTGAGCTACATCCTCACTGTGTTAGTTGAGAGGCCCTACCTTCTGCTGAAATGGAGCCCCATCTAA